One Pseudomonas ekonensis DNA window includes the following coding sequences:
- a CDS encoding DUF883 family protein encodes MANTSLRKASLQSMEAEIESLLKSLESLKDDASDESRKTLKALKGNAESALRHSRSLLSDAYEEVKTKTRETGIATRDYAQEHPWTTAGVAVGALGLLAAYLLFKRGE; translated from the coding sequence ATGGCCAACACCTCGTTACGCAAAGCTTCGCTGCAAAGCATGGAAGCCGAGATCGAGAGTCTGCTCAAGTCGCTGGAGAGCCTGAAGGACGACGCTTCGGACGAGTCGCGCAAGACCCTCAAGGCACTCAAGGGCAATGCCGAAAGTGCGTTGCGGCACTCGCGCAGCCTGCTCAGCGACGCCTATGAAGAGGTCAAGACCAAGACCCGCGAGACCGGGATCGCCACCCGCGACTACGCGCAGGAGCATCCCTGGACGACCGCCGGTGTGGCGGTCGGCGCATTGGGCCTGCTCGCCGCTTACCTGCTGTTCAAGCGCGGCGAGTGA
- a CDS encoding dodecin — protein MSDHHTYKKIELVGSSTSSIEDAINNALAEASKSVKYMEWFEVTETRGHIKDGKAAHFQVTLKVGFRIASS, from the coding sequence ATGAGCGACCATCACACCTACAAGAAGATCGAGCTGGTCGGTTCGTCCACCAGCAGCATCGAAGACGCCATCAACAACGCGCTGGCCGAGGCCAGCAAGAGCGTCAAGTACATGGAATGGTTCGAAGTGACCGAGACCCGCGGCCACATCAAGGACGGCAAGGCCGCCCATTTCCAGGTGACCTTAAAGGTCGGCTTCCGGATTGCCAGCAGCTGA
- a CDS encoding DUF1161 domain-containing protein has protein sequence MKKFMLAVGLLSLAGGAFAAGKPCEELKAEIAAKLDAKGVSGYSLEIVDKGAAAGGKVVGKCEAGAKEIVYKRG, from the coding sequence ATGAAGAAGTTCATGTTGGCGGTAGGTTTGTTGAGCCTTGCGGGTGGCGCATTCGCTGCCGGCAAGCCGTGTGAGGAACTGAAGGCCGAGATCGCGGCCAAGCTGGATGCCAAGGGCGTTTCCGGCTATTCGCTGGAGATCGTGGACAAGGGGGCGGCGGCAGGCGGGAAGGTCGTCGGCAAATGTGAGGCCGGCGCCAAGGAAATCGTCTACAAGCGAGGCTGA
- a CDS encoding LLM class flavin-dependent oxidoreductase yields MKQLSDVKFSTLDLVPVRENGSPGQSLRNSLDLARHVEKFGYTRFWVAEHHNMDGIASSATSVLLAYLAGGTSSIRVGSGGVMLPNHAPLVIAEQFGTLESLYPGRIDLGLGRAPGSDQMTARALRRERSGSADDFPEDVAELVRYLGPRTPDQRVIAMPGTGTQVPVWLLGSSLFSAQLAGQRGLPYAFASHFAPRYMHEAIRVYRNHFQPSAVLDKPYVMLGVPLVAADTDEQADYLATSVYQRILALMRGQSLVQRPPVKTMDGLWLPHEREAVGDFLGLAMVGSPQKIRAKLEVLVEQTQADELIFTCDLYEHADRLHSYELLAQVMKG; encoded by the coding sequence ATGAAGCAACTGTCCGACGTAAAGTTTTCCACCCTCGATCTGGTGCCGGTGCGCGAGAACGGCAGCCCCGGCCAGTCGCTGCGCAACTCGCTGGACCTGGCCCGGCACGTGGAGAAGTTCGGTTACACCCGGTTCTGGGTCGCCGAGCACCACAACATGGACGGCATCGCCAGTTCCGCCACCTCGGTGCTGCTGGCCTATTTGGCGGGCGGCACGTCGAGCATCCGCGTCGGCTCCGGCGGGGTGATGCTGCCCAACCATGCGCCGCTGGTGATCGCCGAGCAGTTCGGCACCCTGGAGAGCCTGTATCCGGGCCGGATCGACCTGGGCCTGGGCCGTGCGCCCGGTTCCGACCAGATGACCGCCCGGGCCTTGCGCCGCGAGCGTTCGGGCAGCGCCGACGATTTTCCCGAGGACGTCGCCGAACTGGTGCGCTACCTCGGCCCGCGCACTCCGGACCAACGGGTGATCGCAATGCCGGGCACCGGCACCCAGGTGCCGGTGTGGCTGCTGGGCTCCAGCCTGTTCAGTGCGCAACTGGCGGGCCAGCGGGGCCTGCCTTACGCCTTCGCTTCGCACTTCGCCCCGCGCTACATGCACGAGGCGATCCGCGTCTACCGCAATCACTTCCAGCCGTCGGCGGTGCTCGACAAACCGTACGTGATGCTGGGCGTGCCGCTGGTGGCGGCCGACACCGACGAGCAGGCCGATTACCTGGCCACGTCGGTGTACCAGCGGATCCTGGCGCTGATGCGCGGGCAAAGCCTGGTGCAGCGTCCGCCGGTGAAGACCATGGACGGCCTGTGGCTGCCCCACGAGCGCGAGGCGGTGGGGGACTTCCTCGGCCTGGCGATGGTCGGCAGCCCGCAGAAGATCCGCGCGAAGCTGGAGGTGCTGGTCGAGCAGACCCAGGCCGATGAGCTGATCTTCACTTGCGATCTGTACGAGCACGCCGACCGCCTGCATTCCTACGAGCTGTTGGCGCAGGTGATGAAGGGCTGA
- a CDS encoding DUF1161 domain-containing protein, which produces MKRFAVAVFGLTLASAVLAAPKPCEELKAEIEAKIQAQGVTSYTLEIVTNDEVHDQNMVVGSCENGTKKIIYQKNDR; this is translated from the coding sequence ATGAAACGTTTTGCTGTGGCGGTGTTCGGTCTGACCCTGGCCAGCGCGGTGCTGGCCGCCCCGAAACCCTGCGAGGAACTCAAGGCCGAGATCGAAGCCAAGATCCAGGCCCAGGGCGTGACCTCCTACACCCTGGAGATTGTCACCAACGACGAAGTCCACGATCAGAACATGGTCGTCGGCTCGTGCGAAAACGGCACGAAGAAGATCATCTACCAGAAGAACGACCGCTGA
- a CDS encoding aminopeptidase: MFRPLPSLGLLDRVLRILFPGVLLLLLNGCASVSYYSQLAGGQLQLLRAREPVAEVIADPARDPKLRAHLAESQKARDFASRHLHLPDNQSYRLYADIGRPFVVWNVFATPEFSLNPQNHCFPIAGCVAYRGYYSQGAARGEAAIQRLKGLDVSIGGVEAYSTLGWFNDPILNSMTGWGDERLATLIFHELAHQRFYVQDDTEFNESFATFVEQEGTRQWRAFRGLAPDNGSRLAQRDQFIGLILDTRARLEALYAQPLTAEVMRERKAEAFERFRRDYRALRDRQWAGDKRYDAWVNAPLNNARLLPFGLYDQWVPAFAALFRQVGGDWVRFYAEVEKLGKLGAAERKSALKALANPESSAG; encoded by the coding sequence TTGTTCAGGCCGCTACCCAGCCTTGGGTTACTTGATCGCGTTTTGCGGATTTTGTTTCCGGGTGTTTTGCTTTTGCTGCTCAACGGTTGCGCAAGCGTCAGTTACTACAGCCAGTTGGCCGGCGGTCAGCTGCAGCTGCTGCGGGCCCGGGAGCCGGTCGCCGAGGTGATCGCCGACCCCGCCCGCGACCCCAAGCTGCGCGCGCACCTGGCCGAGTCGCAGAAAGCCCGGGACTTCGCCAGCCGCCACCTGCACCTGCCGGACAACCAGAGCTACCGGCTCTACGCCGACATCGGCCGGCCGTTCGTGGTGTGGAACGTGTTCGCCACCCCGGAATTCTCCTTGAACCCGCAGAACCACTGCTTCCCCATCGCCGGGTGCGTGGCCTACCGCGGCTACTACAGCCAGGGGGCGGCCCGGGGCGAAGCGGCGATCCAGCGCCTCAAGGGCCTGGATGTGTCGATCGGCGGCGTCGAGGCCTACTCGACCCTGGGCTGGTTCAACGACCCGATCCTCAATTCGATGACGGGCTGGGGCGACGAGCGTCTGGCCACGCTGATCTTTCACGAACTGGCCCACCAGCGCTTCTATGTGCAGGACGACACCGAATTCAACGAGTCCTTCGCCACCTTCGTCGAGCAGGAAGGCACGCGGCAGTGGCGGGCGTTCCGGGGGCTGGCGCCGGACAACGGCTCGCGTCTTGCGCAGCGCGACCAGTTCATCGGCCTGATCCTCGACACCCGGGCCCGCCTGGAAGCGCTCTACGCACAACCGCTGACGGCCGAGGTCATGCGCGAGCGCAAGGCCGAGGCGTTCGAACGGTTTCGCCGGGATTACCGGGCCCTGCGTGACCGGCAGTGGGCCGGAGACAAGCGCTACGACGCGTGGGTGAACGCGCCGCTGAACAATGCGCGGCTGTTGCCGTTCGGGCTGTATGACCAGTGGGTGCCGGCGTTTGCGGCGCTGTTCAGGCAGGTGGGTGGGGATTGGGTGAGGTTTTACGCCGAGGTCGAAAAGTTAGGCAAATTGGGCGCAGCTGAGCGCAAGTCGGCGCTCAAGGCCTTGGCGAACCCTGAATCCTCCGCCGGCTGA
- a CDS encoding HAD family hydrolase has protein sequence MHYQTVLFDLDGTLTDPREGITRSIQFALARLGIDEPDLSKLEHFIGPPLLQAFMQFYGFDEAKAWDAVNFYRERFKVTGLYENRVFDGVMPLLETLGGQGRQLYIATSKPWVFAREIARHFDFARHFKVIYGSELDGTRTDKVELIAHLMAEEGLDPSQTLMIGDRKHDLIGARRNGLDAAAVGYGFGSHEELSAEAPAYHFETLAELHQAFLRR, from the coding sequence ATGCATTACCAGACCGTACTGTTCGACCTCGACGGCACCCTGACCGACCCGCGCGAGGGCATCACCCGCTCCATCCAGTTCGCCTTGGCCAGGCTTGGCATCGACGAGCCGGACCTGAGCAAGCTGGAACACTTCATCGGCCCGCCGCTGCTGCAGGCGTTCATGCAGTTCTACGGATTCGACGAGGCCAAGGCGTGGGACGCGGTGAATTTCTACCGTGAGCGCTTCAAGGTCACCGGCCTCTACGAGAACCGGGTGTTCGACGGTGTCATGCCCTTGCTGGAAACCCTGGGCGGGCAAGGCCGGCAGTTGTACATCGCGACCTCCAAACCGTGGGTGTTCGCCCGGGAGATCGCCCGTCATTTCGACTTCGCCCGGCACTTCAAGGTGATCTACGGCAGCGAACTGGACGGCACCCGCACCGACAAGGTCGAGCTGATCGCCCACCTGATGGCCGAAGAAGGGCTGGATCCTTCGCAGACGCTGATGATCGGCGACCGCAAGCACGACCTGATCGGCGCACGCCGCAACGGGCTGGACGCGGCGGCGGTGGGCTATGGGTTCGGCAGCCATGAGGAACTGAGCGCCGAGGCGCCGGCCTATCACTTCGAGACGCTGGCCGAGCTGCATCAGGCGTTCCTGCGCCGCTGA
- a CDS encoding gamma carbonic anhydrase family protein, giving the protein MSLRKYQNHTPRLGKGAFVDGSAVVIGDVEIGEDSSVWPLTVIRGDMHRIRIGARTSVQDGCVLHITHAGPFNPDGFPCLIGDDVTVAHKVMLHGCTVGSRVLIGMGSIVMDGAVVEDDVIVGAGSLVPPGKRLESGYLYVGSPVKQARPLSDKERAFFTYSATNYVKLKDLHLAEGYDQI; this is encoded by the coding sequence GTGTCCCTTCGCAAGTACCAGAACCACACCCCGCGCCTGGGCAAAGGCGCCTTTGTCGACGGCTCCGCGGTGGTGATCGGCGACGTCGAAATCGGCGAAGACAGCTCCGTGTGGCCGCTGACCGTGATCCGCGGCGACATGCACCGCATCCGCATCGGCGCGCGCACCAGCGTCCAGGACGGCTGCGTGCTGCACATCACCCACGCCGGCCCCTTCAACCCGGACGGTTTCCCGTGCCTGATCGGCGACGATGTGACCGTCGCCCACAAAGTCATGCTGCATGGCTGCACCGTGGGCAGCCGGGTGTTGATCGGCATGGGCAGCATCGTCATGGACGGCGCGGTGGTCGAGGACGACGTGATCGTCGGCGCCGGCAGCCTGGTGCCGCCGGGCAAGCGCCTGGAAAGCGGTTACCTGTACGTGGGCAGCCCGGTGAAGCAGGCCCGGCCGTTGAGCGACAAGGAGCGCGCGTTCTTCACCTACAGCGCGACGAACTACGTGAAGCTCAAGGACCTGCACCTGGCCGAAGGCTACGACCAGATCTGA
- the prlC gene encoding oligopeptidase A, with the protein MFPSAKVPTVSVNNPLLQPYDLPPFSAIRAEHVQPAIETILADNRAAIAEILKRQGTNPSWAGLVLAMDELNDRLGAAWSPVSHLNAVCNSAELREAYEACLPALSAYSTEMGQNRELFQAYEALANSPEAAGFDVGQKTILEHALRDFRLSGIDLPEAEQKRYAEVQSKLSELGSRFSNQLLDATQAWTKHLTDEAALAGLTDSAKAQMAAAAQAKGLDGWLITLEFPSYYAVMTYAQNRALREEVYAAYCTRASDQGPNAGQNDNGPVMDEILGLRQELAKLLGFASFSELSLATKMAESSDQVLSFLRDLAKRSKPFAAQDLQQLKAYAAEQGCADLQSWDSGFYGEKLREQRYSVAQETLRAYFPIDKVLGGLFAIVQRLYGIEIAELKGFDAWHPDVRLFEIKENGQHVGRFFFDLYARANKRGGAWMDGARDRRRTVEGVLQSPVANLVCNFTPADSGKPALLTHDEVTTLFHEFGHGLHHLLTRVDHAGVSGINGVAWDAVELPSQFMENWCWEPEGLALISGHYETGEPLPQDLLEKMLAAKNFQSGLMMVRQLEFSLFDFELHATHGDGRSVLQVLEGVRDEVSVMRPPAYNRFPNSFAHIFAGGYAAGYYSYKWAEVLSADAFSRFEEDGVLNADTGRAFREAILARGGSQEPMVLFVDFRGREPSIDALLRHSGLSEDAAA; encoded by the coding sequence ATGTTCCCTTCTGCCAAGGTGCCAACCGTGAGCGTGAACAACCCACTTCTGCAGCCCTACGACCTGCCGCCGTTCTCCGCGATCCGTGCCGAACACGTGCAGCCTGCCATCGAAACCATCCTGGCCGACAACCGCGCCGCCATCGCCGAGATCCTCAAGCGCCAGGGCACGAACCCGTCCTGGGCCGGCCTGGTGCTGGCGATGGACGAACTCAACGACCGCCTCGGCGCCGCCTGGAGCCCGGTCAGCCACCTCAACGCCGTGTGCAACAGCGCCGAACTGCGCGAAGCCTACGAGGCCTGCCTGCCGGCCCTGAGCGCCTACTCCACCGAGATGGGCCAGAACCGCGAGCTGTTCCAGGCGTACGAAGCACTGGCCAACAGCCCGGAAGCCGCCGGCTTCGACGTGGGCCAGAAGACCATTCTGGAGCACGCCCTGCGCGATTTCCGCCTGTCGGGCATCGACCTGCCGGAAGCCGAGCAAAAGCGCTACGCCGAAGTGCAGAGCAAACTGTCGGAGCTGGGCAGCCGCTTCTCCAACCAGTTGCTCGATGCCACCCAGGCCTGGACCAAGCACCTCACCGACGAAGCGGCCCTTGCCGGCCTGACCGACTCGGCCAAGGCGCAGATGGCCGCCGCCGCGCAAGCCAAGGGCCTGGACGGCTGGCTGATCACCCTGGAGTTCCCCAGCTACTACGCGGTGATGACCTACGCCCAGAACCGCGCGCTGCGCGAGGAAGTCTACGCCGCCTACTGCACCCGCGCCTCGGATCAAGGCCCGAACGCCGGCCAGAACGACAACGGTCCGGTGATGGACGAGATCCTCGGCCTGCGCCAGGAACTGGCCAAGCTCTTGGGCTTCGCCAGCTTCTCCGAGCTGAGCCTGGCCACCAAGATGGCCGAGTCCAGCGACCAGGTGCTGAGCTTCCTGCGCGACCTGGCCAAGCGCAGCAAACCGTTCGCCGCCCAGGACCTGCAACAGCTCAAGGCCTACGCCGCCGAGCAGGGCTGCGCGGACCTGCAGAGCTGGGACAGCGGTTTCTACGGCGAAAAGCTGCGTGAACAACGCTACAGCGTGGCCCAGGAAACCCTGCGCGCCTACTTCCCGATCGACAAAGTGCTCGGCGGCCTGTTCGCCATCGTCCAGCGCCTGTACGGCATCGAGATCGCCGAGCTCAAAGGCTTCGACGCCTGGCACCCGGACGTACGCCTGTTCGAGATCAAGGAAAACGGCCAGCACGTGGGCCGCTTCTTCTTCGACCTGTACGCCCGCGCCAACAAGCGCGGCGGCGCCTGGATGGACGGCGCCCGCGACCGTCGCCGCACCGTCGAAGGCGTGCTGCAAAGCCCGGTGGCCAACCTGGTGTGCAACTTCACCCCGGCCGACAGCGGCAAGCCGGCGCTGCTGACCCACGATGAAGTCACCACCCTGTTCCACGAGTTCGGCCACGGCCTGCATCACCTGCTGACCCGCGTCGACCATGCCGGCGTGTCCGGCATCAACGGCGTGGCGTGGGATGCGGTCGAGCTGCCGAGCCAGTTCATGGAGAACTGGTGCTGGGAGCCGGAAGGCCTGGCGCTGATCTCCGGCCACTACGAAACCGGCGAGCCGCTGCCCCAGGACCTGCTGGAGAAAATGCTCGCGGCGAAGAACTTCCAGTCCGGCCTGATGATGGTGCGCCAGCTGGAGTTCTCGCTGTTCGACTTCGAGCTGCACGCCACCCACGGCGACGGCCGCAGCGTGCTGCAAGTGCTCGAGGGCGTGCGCGACGAGGTCTCGGTGATGCGTCCGCCGGCCTACAACCGCTTCCCCAACAGCTTCGCCCACATCTTCGCCGGCGGTTACGCGGCCGGCTACTACAGCTACAAGTGGGCGGAAGTGCTGTCGGCGGATGCGTTCTCCAGGTTCGAAGAGGACGGCGTGCTCAACGCCGACACCGGCCGTGCCTTCCGCGAAGCGATCCTGGCCCGCGGCGGCTCGCAGGAGCCGATGGTGCTGTTCGTCGACTTCCGTGGCCGTGAGCCTTCGATTGACGCACTCTTGCGTCACAGCGGCCTGAGCGAGGACGCGGCAGCATGA
- a CDS encoding YheV family putative zinc ribbon protein codes for MSEAPVKTKKRFIAGAVCPACSEPDKLMMWSEDDVPHRECVACGYADTLNEQGLSVPKELGTRVNTAAPKPAPDKTVQAVQFFPNPKLKKKSDD; via the coding sequence ATGAGCGAGGCACCTGTGAAGACGAAGAAACGCTTTATCGCCGGGGCGGTCTGCCCGGCGTGCAGCGAGCCGGACAAGCTGATGATGTGGAGCGAGGACGACGTTCCCCATCGCGAGTGCGTGGCCTGCGGTTACGCGGACACGCTGAACGAGCAGGGCCTGTCGGTTCCGAAGGAGCTGGGCACGCGGGTCAACACCGCTGCGCCCAAGCCTGCGCCGGACAAGACCGTGCAGGCGGTGCAGTTCTTTCCGAATCCGAAGCTGAAGAAAAAGTCAGACGACTGA
- a CDS encoding phosphatase domain-containing protein gives MSRLRFLPAVCLSLAVVLHWVPVQAAEGPASRPAEWAQPVEVQYNLFQMSPTLYRSALPDGGAVPLLKNLKVATVINFLPESDSGWLKTPGVNLVQLPYRTNHVDDSDVLKTLRAIQTAEAEGPVLMHCKHGSDRTGLMAAMYRIVVQGWSKEDALNEMTQGGFGESGHFKDGIRYVMQADVDKLRTALANGDCSTSPFATCSMKSWFQSVNLK, from the coding sequence ATGTCCCGATTGCGTTTCCTCCCCGCCGTGTGTCTTTCGCTTGCCGTCGTGTTGCACTGGGTGCCGGTCCAGGCCGCCGAGGGCCCGGCGTCGCGTCCTGCCGAATGGGCGCAGCCGGTGGAGGTGCAATACAACCTGTTCCAGATGTCGCCGACCCTCTACCGCAGCGCGTTGCCCGACGGCGGCGCCGTGCCGCTGCTGAAGAACCTGAAGGTGGCCACGGTCATCAACTTCCTGCCGGAGTCCGACTCGGGCTGGCTGAAGACCCCCGGCGTGAACCTTGTGCAGCTGCCTTACCGCACCAATCACGTGGATGACAGCGATGTGCTCAAGACGCTGCGTGCGATCCAGACCGCCGAGGCCGAGGGCCCGGTGCTGATGCACTGCAAGCACGGCTCCGACCGCACCGGCCTGATGGCGGCGATGTACCGGATCGTGGTGCAGGGCTGGAGCAAAGAGGATGCGCTGAATGAAATGACTCAGGGCGGATTCGGCGAAAGCGGGCACTTCAAGGACGGCATCCGCTACGTGATGCAGGCCGATGTCGACAAGTTGCGTACGGCGCTGGCCAACGGCGACTGCAGCACCAGCCCCTTCGCCACGTGCTCGATGAAGAGCTGGTTCCAGAGCGTCAATCTCAAGTGA
- a CDS encoding gluconate 2-dehydrogenase subunit 3 family protein has protein sequence MSDESRDNPRREFLRKSLTLIPVVTLAGSGLGSSVLQAAPEPAPAAPAAKPVAAKAGEYQPSYFTAEEWAFINAAVAQLIPNDAQGPGALEAGVPEYIDRQMNTPYAAGALWYMQGPFNADAAPEMGWQSKLVPKEIYRLGIAAADQWAKSLNGKSFAEQDSATRDELLKQLEAGKPQFDAVPAKVFFSLLLQNTKEGFFCDPIHGGNKGMVGWTMIGFPGARADFMDWVERNEAYPFPAVSIRGERA, from the coding sequence ATGTCTGATGAAAGTCGAGACAACCCGCGGCGTGAGTTCTTGCGCAAGTCCCTGACCCTGATCCCTGTCGTCACCCTGGCCGGCAGCGGCCTGGGCAGCAGCGTGCTGCAGGCCGCCCCCGAACCCGCGCCTGCTGCGCCAGCCGCAAAACCGGTTGCGGCCAAGGCGGGCGAGTATCAGCCGAGCTATTTCACCGCCGAAGAGTGGGCGTTCATCAACGCCGCCGTCGCGCAGTTGATCCCCAACGACGCCCAGGGCCCGGGCGCCCTCGAAGCCGGCGTGCCGGAATACATCGACCGTCAGATGAACACGCCTTACGCCGCCGGCGCCCTCTGGTACATGCAGGGCCCGTTCAATGCCGACGCCGCACCGGAAATGGGCTGGCAGAGCAAACTGGTGCCCAAAGAGATCTATCGCCTGGGCATCGCCGCCGCGGATCAGTGGGCAAAATCCCTGAACGGCAAATCATTTGCCGAGCAAGACAGCGCTACCCGAGACGAATTGCTCAAGCAGCTCGAAGCGGGAAAACCGCAATTCGACGCCGTCCCGGCCAAGGTTTTCTTCAGTCTCCTGCTGCAGAACACCAAGGAAGGGTTCTTCTGCGACCCGATTCACGGCGGCAATAAAGGCATGGTCGGCTGGACCATGATCGGCTTCCCCGGCGCCCGCGCCGACTTCATGGACTGGGTGGAACGCAACGAGGCGTACCCCTTCCCGGCAGTTTCGATCCGCGGCGAGAGGGCGTGA
- a CDS encoding GMC family oxidoreductase: MATAMKKVDAVIVGFGWTGAIMAKELTEAGLNVLALERGPMQDTYPDGNYPQVIDELTYSVRKKLFQDVSKETVTIRHSVNDIALPNRQLGAFLPGNGVGGAGLHWSGVHFRVDPIELRMRSHYEERYGKHFIPKDMTIQDFGVSYEELEPFFDFAEKVFGTSGQAWTVKGQLVGQGKGGNPYAPDRSNPFPLESQKNTVSAQLFGKAATEVGYKPYNLPSANTSGPYTNPYGAQMGPCNFCGFCSGYVCYMYSKASPNVNILPALKPLPNFELRANAHVLRVNLDSSKTKATGVTYVDGQGREIEQPADLVILGAFQLHNVRLMLLSGIGKPYDPVSGEGVVGRNFAYQNMATIKAFFDKDTHTNNFIGAGGNGVAVDDFNADNFDHGPHGFVGGSPMWVNQAGSRPIAGTSNPPGTPAWGSAWKRATADYYTHQVSMDAHGAHQSYRGNYLDLDPVYRDAYGLPLLRMTFDWQENDIKMNRFMVEKMGKIAEAMGPKAINVISKKVGDHFNTASYQTTHLNGGAIMGTDPKTSALNRYLQSWDVHNVFVPGASAFPQGLGYNPTGLVAALTYWSAKAIREQYLKNPGPLVQA, from the coding sequence ATGGCAACGGCAATGAAGAAAGTGGATGCGGTGATCGTCGGCTTCGGCTGGACCGGCGCAATCATGGCCAAGGAGCTGACCGAGGCCGGCCTCAACGTGCTGGCGCTGGAGCGCGGGCCGATGCAGGACACCTACCCGGACGGCAATTATCCCCAGGTGATCGACGAACTCACCTACAGCGTGCGGAAAAAACTCTTCCAGGACGTTTCCAAGGAAACCGTCACCATCCGCCACAGCGTCAACGACATCGCGCTGCCGAACCGCCAGTTGGGCGCGTTCCTGCCGGGCAACGGTGTGGGCGGCGCCGGGTTGCACTGGTCGGGCGTGCATTTCCGGGTCGATCCGATCGAACTGCGCATGCGCAGCCACTACGAAGAGCGCTACGGCAAACACTTCATCCCCAAGGACATGACCATCCAGGACTTCGGCGTCAGCTATGAAGAGCTGGAGCCGTTCTTCGACTTCGCCGAAAAGGTCTTCGGCACCTCCGGCCAGGCCTGGACGGTGAAGGGGCAACTGGTGGGCCAGGGCAAGGGCGGCAACCCTTACGCGCCGGACCGTTCGAACCCGTTCCCGCTGGAGTCGCAGAAGAACACCGTTTCCGCACAGCTGTTCGGCAAGGCGGCCACAGAGGTCGGCTACAAACCCTACAACCTGCCTTCCGCCAATACGTCGGGGCCGTACACCAATCCCTACGGCGCGCAAATGGGCCCGTGCAACTTCTGCGGGTTCTGCAGCGGGTATGTCTGCTACATGTATTCCAAGGCCTCGCCGAACGTGAACATCCTGCCGGCGCTCAAGCCCTTGCCGAACTTCGAGCTGCGGGCCAACGCCCACGTGCTGCGGGTCAACCTCGACAGCAGCAAGACCAAGGCCACCGGCGTCACCTACGTCGACGGCCAGGGCCGGGAGATCGAGCAGCCGGCGGACCTGGTGATCCTCGGCGCGTTCCAGCTGCACAACGTGCGGCTGATGCTGCTGTCCGGCATCGGCAAGCCGTACGACCCGGTCAGCGGCGAAGGCGTGGTCGGGCGCAACTTCGCCTACCAGAACATGGCCACGATCAAGGCGTTCTTCGACAAGGACACCCACACCAACAACTTCATCGGCGCCGGCGGCAACGGGGTGGCGGTGGACGACTTCAACGCCGACAACTTCGACCACGGCCCCCACGGCTTCGTCGGCGGCTCGCCGATGTGGGTCAACCAGGCCGGCAGCCGGCCGATCGCCGGCACCTCCAATCCGCCGGGCACACCGGCCTGGGGCAGCGCCTGGAAACGCGCCACCGCCGACTACTACACCCATCAGGTGTCGATGGACGCCCACGGCGCGCATCAGTCCTACCGGGGCAACTACCTCGATCTGGATCCGGTGTACCGCGATGCCTACGGCCTGCCGCTGCTGCGGATGACTTTCGACTGGCAGGAAAACGACATCAAGATGAACCGCTTCATGGTCGAGAAAATGGGCAAGATCGCCGAAGCCATGGGCCCCAAGGCCATCAACGTGATCAGCAAGAAGGTCGGCGACCATTTCAACACCGCGTCCTACCAGACCACCCACCTCAACGGCGGCGCGATCATGGGCACCGATCCGAAGACCAGCGCCCTGAACCGCTACCTGCAGAGCTGGGACGTGCACAACGTGTTCGTCCCCGGCGCCTCGGCGTTCCCCCAAGGCCTGGGCTACAACCCGACCGGGCTGGTCGCCGCCCTGACCTACTGGTCGGCGAAGGCGATCCGCGAGCAGTACCTGAAAAACCCCGGCCCGCTGGTCCAGGCTTAA